A DNA window from Hordeum vulgare subsp. vulgare chromosome 1H, MorexV3_pseudomolecules_assembly, whole genome shotgun sequence contains the following coding sequences:
- the LOC123412498 gene encoding uncharacterized protein LOC123412498 has translation MRSCPPRSSSTNLHTLGLLAVRNGAMALLRPRLVAALLALCACACGMARPAAAANVSITTCRSFCGNITVDYPFALHPGCGHAGFRDLLYCIDRTLMLHLPSGSYRVLDIDYAYRGLTLHDPAMSDCRAIDRSPGGRGNGFVVEPWRAPFLAPDPDNVFLLLGCRASSPLFQGFPDQHLPCRNVSGMGCGDYYGCPAWDDYGRRPSGAAYGSAVPPECCAVSWGAIRAVNVSRLQCEGYSSAYSLAPVRADGAGGWAYGIRVAWALPEANRGFCGACRATGGACGHDVESRGDLCLCGDWNSTSNCDSSADAAPSSAAAPGAAIAALLLAVLASGLSSGSIANM, from the coding sequence ATGCGTTCTTGCCCCCCTCGATCTTCTTCTACCAACCTCCACACGCTTGGCCTCCTTGCAGTTCGTAACGGGGCAATGGCGCTCCTACGTCCGCGCCTGGTTGCCGCCCTGCTCGCTCTGTGCGCGTGCGCGTGCGGCATGGCTCGGCCGGCGGCCGCCGCCAACGTGTCCATCACGACGTGCCGGTCCTTCTGCGGCAACATCACGGTGGACTACCCGTTCGCGCTCCACCCCGGGTGCGGCCACGCGGGGTTCCGCGACCTGCTCTACTGCATCGACCGCACGCTCatgctacacctcccctcgggctCCTACCGCGTCCTCGACATCGACTACGCCTACCGCGGCCTCACCCTGCACGACCCGGCCATGTCCGACTGCCGCGCCATCGACCGCTCCCCGGGCGGCCGCGGCAACGGGTTCGTCGTCGAGCCGTGGCGCGCGCCGTTCCTGGCCCCGGACCCGGACAACGTGTTCCTCCTGCTCGGCTGCCGCGCCAGCTCGCCGCTCTTCCAGGGCTTCCCCGACCAACACCTGCCGTGCCGGAACGTGTCCGGGATGGGGTGCGGCGACTACTACGGCTGCCCCGCGTGGGACGACTACGGGCGCCGGCCGTCGGGAGCGGCGTACGGGTCGGCCGTGCCGCCTGAGTGCTGCGCGGTGTCGTGGGGCGCCATCCGGGCGGTGAACGTGAGCCGGCTCCAGTGCGAGGGGTACAGCAGCGCGTACAGCCTCGCGCCGGTGCGCGCGGACGGGGCCGGCGGGTGGGCGTACGGCATCCGGGTGGCGTGGGCGCTGCCGGAGGCGAACCGGGGGTTCTGCGGCGCGTGCCGCGCCACGGGCGGGGCGTGCGGCCACGACGTGGAGAGCCGCGGCGACCTGTGCCTCTGCGGTGACTGGAACTCGACCTCCAACTGCGACTCATCGGCGGACGCCGCGCCGT